The Syntrophorhabdus sp. genome segment CACAGAAGAGGCGGGGATTTGCCGATACGAGAGAAGAGCCGATCCTGTGGTAGTCTTCACCATACAGCATCCCTCCCCAATCGCGGACGTAGGTGTCAAACCCAACCGAACACCCCACGATGTCGTAGCTTGAGCCGTCCGAAAGGGCCTCCTCCAGGTCCTTGAAGAACCCTTCCCGGGAACGGGCGTCAATGTTCCTGAAAGTGATGCGCGGGTCGGAACGGACGATGTCGTGGGTTCCGTTGCCATAGTGGAGGTCGATATCCACGATGAGGGCGCTTTCGATGGTGTCATGCGCGAGGAGGTTCTTGACTGCGATCGCCATGTTGTTGAAGAAGCAGAAACCGCCGTTGAAATCATGACCTGCATGATGCCCGGGCGGCCTGACAAGGGCGAAGCAGGGCTCCCTGAGCGCCGTCTCGGCGGCCATCATGGCGCCGCCCGCGGCAAGTATTGCCGTATCGTACACCTCCCTGGTGTGCTGGACGGTTTTGATAAGGCCTTCACTGTGGCACAAAGCCAGGTCCGACAGGGTGCAGGGCTCGGGTTCGATGAATTCTGCGATATCCTTGATCTTTGAGTGGATGAACTCCACCCGGTCAGGATTCTCGCAGTCCACGGTGGGATAATCGGTCAGAAATCTGGCGCTGTATATGGTCTTTATCTTTTCCATGCTCTTTTTAATCATAAAGACAGGGGCAAGTCAATGAGGAAAAGATGGTGTAGGGGGGTGCGATAACTAAGTCCCGAATAATGCTATAAGTCACTTCTGATTAATCTTACGGTTGCCTTACAAGAGGGTCTTTGGGTGTTATTTTCAAAGGGTCTTTGATTCTAAGTTTTTGGGCGATCACAATCTTGTCTATTCTATTTTCCGTCGACCTGGTTGAGCAGTTCCGTTAATTTGGTCTTATCACTTAGCGGATCATCGAGGCCATCTTGAATGATTACCTTTGCGAGATCCCTGTGTTTTGCCCTTCCCTTTTCAGTTTTGAGATTTTGTGCTTTCTCTAAATGTGCTCCGGCCATATTCAAATATAGGGTTGTGTGGTATAGACTATGTGTCTCCTCAATCACAGAGGCTATAAGGTCGGCTGTTTCTGGAGCAAGAAGTCCACCATATTCCTGTTGTGATTCTTGCCACCGATCCAATGCCAACTTCATGCGTGATTCGGCTATATCCATCTTCTTGCTGGTCAGTGCAATATCTAAGGAGTCTCTGATTATTTGAAGATTTCTAATTAAGGGAGCCCAGCCGGGATATTTCCCCGCCAGCCACATATTGATTGCCTTCGCTCGTGCCGTCACCACAGGGTACCTGATGGTTTTGAGCGCCAAGACCTGAAGTTCTGAATATCTGCGCTTCAGCAAGGCACGTCTGAGATAGATACCACCTGCAATTAAACACAGTATTATAAGAGAGAAGAAGACGGCGCCGACTTTTTCATATAGCCAGATGAACGGAAGCGTTATTGCCGCTACCACTATCCCGAGTAGTAAAATGACATACACTGTCTTTGCGTACCTCCTGAGAAGACTGTATAGATGATTCTCCGCTCTGATGATGGATTATGACTTTGGGTGTGCTTGCTTGTAAGAACGGTTGCTGCTACGTCAAAACGTAACGCCAAAACAGTCGCAATGATTCCGTGCGGATCGCGACGAGATAACGCCGGATGGCCCGGAGTCTCCTTAAAGGTTCGTCAATGATCTCCCGCTCCGCTTCGTCAACGCGGCCCCCATCGATCACTCTTATTATTCCCCGCCCACACGATGCTTTTCCCCTGGTTGTCGACTCTCCCCTGGTGATTCCTGGGTCTTAAAGTCCGTATCCCTCGATTTTAATGCCCTTTTTATGTCCTCAATATCCGATTCTAATTTAGATACCTTTAGCTCGCTACGAACCGTCCTTTGAAAGGTGAATATATTCTGCGTCAGTGCCAGTTTAGTGCCTTCGTCGTTGGATAGCATTACCTCCATAAAGGCATCATGCACCTTTTTCATGCTATTGGGGACAGTTGTTTGATATTCCTCTGGCTTCTCTGATACTGTGCCTTTTTCATTTTCTTTACCGGAGGAATTACAGAAGACAGGACCAACACCACTTATTAACCAGGTCAAATTAACATTTGCCAATATGTAAAGTGTATCCAATACAACATACTCGGGTTCGCGTTTGTTATTCTCGTACAGGCTTATAGCGGTCGCACTCTTTAGACCCACATAATCTGCTAATTGCTGTTGATTGAATCTCAATTGTTTCCGTATATGTCGGAGCCTTTCCCCTAAAGTTGTCAATTTGTCATCTTTTTCGCTTGACATTATTTATCAACCTGATAAATTCTAATGAACATGATTAACAACGCTAAGCTCGAAAAGCTAAAAAAAGAGGACAAACCCCAGTACATTCGTGTCTTGCTCGCCATCAACGGATATCGGACCCAGGCCGCCTTTGCGGACACCCTTGGTGTTACCCCAGAGTTGATCTCCCAGGTAATCCATCGGAAAGTCACGTCAAGACCAGTACAGCTGGCCATCGCCGACGCATGCGGGGTCCCGTATGAGGACCTCTGGGACAGGAAACCTCGCAGAAGGGCGGCATAGAGGTGGAGAACATGGACCAACACCCAGATGTAGACCACAACCTGCCGGTTCTGGCGTCGCGGCACGACATCTCCCTTTTTGGTTACCAGTCGGGTGAGTGGATCGACGCAGAAACCCTGGGTGCAAAACTGGGCTATGAACAGCCAAGAAAATTCCTCAACAACCTCTTCAACAGGTATAAAAAACGCTTCAAACCGGATGAGAGCATCGTCCTCAAGCTGAAGACGATGGTCCATCCGAAAAACGGGGACAAACCGTACAATTATGAGCGCGAGACCCGCCTCTTTTCCGTCCCCGCCGGAGCCCTCCGCTTGTGCATGCTGTCGAAAGCCCCGAACGCCCTCGATGTCCACGATGAGATCCTCGATCTCTTCCAGACGCGGCAGTTCAGCAAGGCCTTGGAGATGACGCCGGCCAACCAGGAGATTCCCCTTACTGAGTCTCACATACATGAGATCAAGCGCCGCCTGGGTCCTAAGGACGGCAACCGGATCGTCAAGGCCATGCTCCTGGGTAATTATGATCACAGTACCTATATCATGCCCATAGAGGAGATCGCGAGGCTGTCCGACGGCGCGATCACCGCTGCCGCCGTGAAGGAAGAGGCAAAGCGGCGGGGTTGTTCCCCCATGACGGTCTACCGGAAGGTGCAGAGGCTCCGCGAGGCCTTCGGTATAGACAAGAAGCCCACCAGATCTACAGGGCTGCCGCGACGC includes the following:
- a CDS encoding histone deacetylase family protein — translated: MEKIKTIYSARFLTDYPTVDCENPDRVEFIHSKIKDIAEFIEPEPCTLSDLALCHSEGLIKTVQHTREVYDTAILAAGGAMMAAETALREPCFALVRPPGHHAGHDFNGGFCFFNNMAIAVKNLLAHDTIESALIVDIDLHYGNGTHDIVRSDPRITFRNIDARSREGFFKDLEEALSDGSSYDIVGCSVGFDTYVRDWGGMLYGEDYHRIGSSLVSANPRLFCVLEGGYYVADLGTNTRFLLTGILKACS
- a CDS encoding helix-turn-helix transcriptional regulator, with the translated sequence MSSEKDDKLTTLGERLRHIRKQLRFNQQQLADYVGLKSATAISLYENNKREPEYVVLDTLYILANVNLTWLISGVGPVFCNSSGKENEKGTVSEKPEEYQTTVPNSMKKVHDAFMEVMLSNDEGTKLALTQNIFTFQRTVRSELKVSKLESDIEDIKRALKSRDTDFKTQESPGESRQPGEKHRVGGE
- a CDS encoding helix-turn-helix domain-containing protein is translated as MNMINNAKLEKLKKEDKPQYIRVLLAINGYRTQAAFADTLGVTPELISQVIHRKVTSRPVQLAIADACGVPYEDLWDRKPRRRAA